The Maylandia zebra isolate NMK-2024a linkage group LG4, Mzebra_GT3a, whole genome shotgun sequence genome includes a window with the following:
- the ubald2 gene encoding UBA-like domain-containing protein 2: MSVNMEELRHQVMINQFVLTAGCAADQAKQLLQAAHWQFETALSSFFQEANVPGHHHQMMCTPRNTPATPPNFPDAITMFSKLRASECGSGSGPSQASMACSPPTHSSTAGFGSFWASSPPSHQPAWLPPSSPTGHHMHHNHYHHMQQTPMWPPVSQPNGSQQPPVVSALHGQR, translated from the exons ATGTCGGTCAATATGGAAGAACTGAGGCACCAAGTGATGATAAACCAGTTTGTTTTGACGGCTGGCTGCGCCGCGGATCAGGCGAAGCAGCTCCTCCAGGCGGCCCACTGGCAGTTCGAG aCGGCCTTGAGCTCCTTCTTCCAGGAGGCCAACGTCCCCGGGCATCACCACCAGATG ATGTGCACTCCCAGAAACACCCCCGCCACGCCACCCAACTTCCCCGATGCCATCACCATGTTCTCCAAACTGCGGGCGTCCGAGTGTGGCTCCGGCAGTGGGCCCTCCCAGGCGTCCATGGCGTGCTCTCCACCGACTCACTCCTCCACGGCGGGATTCGGCTCCTTCTGGGCGTCCTCGCCACCCAGCCACCAGCCGGCCTGGCTGCCCCCGTCATCGCCCACGGGCCACCACATGCATCACAATCACTACCACCACATGCAACAGACTCCTATGTGGCCCCCCGTCTCCCAGCCCAACGGCTCCCAGCAGCCCCCTGTTGTATCGGCACTTCATGGACAGAGATGA
- the foxj1a gene encoding forkhead box protein J1-A has protein sequence MLSLSCADPWAEGSVGLEEEVVTAAAQAEERDGVSGTDSSSCSVSLDDSLTSLQWLQEFSILGTNVPHHTHHQHHLFGHQQLGSDAPASPLAGDPASIGMPLTPGKPTAAAYSRMQPLPGIVAHGHCPDDVDYKTNAHIKPPYSYATLICMAMQASKKSKITLSCIYKWITDNFCYYRHADPTWQNSIRHNLSLNKCFIKVPRQKDEPGKGGFWKIDPQYAERLLSGAYKKRRMPPVQINPALRNRLGVNMQPQPRGQIGLCVNPESQRLLREFEEATGADQNWDPHLAEGTMLGSWPVVRGRSGLKRKQGSRNGAAKAPRRSSSPLLSMDEQKEIGPLKGDFDWDALLDSALSGELTLEGGEPLSPIMKEEDLTVRGTHISPVEAPAGSAEAERSNNMSDFDEETFLATAFLENPWPEEEADHGRSDFLCSSTVNLDQLFGLEDPLGGDPSSRMDTLL, from the exons ATGCTGTCCCTGAGCTGTGCCGACCCGTGGGCCGAAGGCTCCGTGGgtctggaggaggaggtggtgacTGCGGCGGCTCAGGCTGAGGAGCGGGACGGAGTCAGCGGCAccgacagcagcagctgctccgtCAGTCTGGACGACAGCCTGACCAGCCTGCAGTGGCTGCAGGAGTTCTCCATCCTCGGCACCAACGTGCCGCATCACACGCACCACCAGCACCACCTGTTCGGCCACCAGCAGCTGGGCTCTGACGCGCCAGCCTCCCCCCTGGCCGGGGATCCCGCCTCCATCGGGATGCCGCTGACCCCGGGGAAGCCCACGGCGGCGGCCTACAGCAGGATGCAGCCACTGCCCGGCATCGTGGCGCACGGACACTGTCCGGACGACGTGGACTACAAAACCAACGCGCACATCAAGCCACCGTATTCCTACGCCACCCTCATCTGCATGGCCATGCAGGCCAGCAAGAAGAGCAAGATCACGCTGTCCTGCATCTACAAATGGATCACCGACAACTTCTGCTACTACCGCCATGCTGACCCCACCTGGCAG AACTCGATCCGACACAACCTCTCGCTCAACAAGTGCTTCATCAAGGTGCCGCGGCAGAAGGATGAGCCTGGGAAGGGGGGTTTCTGGAAGATTGACCCGCAGTATGCTGAGCGCCTCCTGAGTGGTGCCTACAAGAAGAGACGAATGCCGCCCGTCCAGATCAACCCGGCCCTGCGGAACAGACTCGGGGTGAACATGCAGCCTCAGCCCAGAGGGCAGATCGGGCTTTGCGTCAACCCAGAGTCCCAAAGGCTTCTTCGAGAGTTCGAAGAGGCAACGGGGGCTGATCAGAATTGGGACCCCCATCTGGCTGAGGGGACCATGCTGGGGTCCTGGCCAGTGGTCAGGGGAAGGAGTGGGCTCAAGAGGAAGCAGGGCTCTAGAAATGGTGCTGCCAAAGCCCCCCGTCGGTCCAGCTCCCCTCTGCTCTCCATGGATGAACAGAAGGAGATTGGACCTCTGAAGGGAGACTTCGACTGGGACGCCCTTCTGGATTCTGCCCTCAGCGGGGAGCTCACTTTGGAAGGTGGTGAGCCTCTGAGCCCCATCATGAAAGAGGAGGACCTAACAGTGCGGGGAACCCACATTTCTCCTGTTGAAGCCCCTGCAGGCTCAGCAGAGGCAGAGAGGAGTAACAACATGTCTGACTTTGATGAGGAGACCTTCCTTGCCACAGCCTTCCTGGAGAACCCCTGGCCAGAAGAGGAGGCGGATCATGGCCGCAGTGATTTCCTCTGTAGCTCCACCGTCAACTTAGACCAGCTGTTTGGGCTCGAGGACCCATTAGGTGGGGACCCCAGCAGCAGGATGGACACCCTCCTTTAA